The following proteins come from a genomic window of Phycisphaerae bacterium:
- a CDS encoding alginate export family protein gives MASASQPALLATCLFILLSSFRAQAQPVTEGDAGLPTTQAAAEPTSQPADSQEPSGYRASRAISTGRSPEPVSYARPLSDWGEPAPKWLLMGIEQRTRYEYFDDNYQADLERDQPFLLRSRAYLGVQDILDPLRLGVEFQDSREFNNEMPGTTSNVDENDFLQAFAELYFADALGPREPLSFQVGRIAVDYVDRRLKSRNGFRNTTNAFDGFRLRAGDRDSKWELEAFAAQPVAIRQLQPDRANEEQWFYGIVGAWRGWAPLALFEPYYFILDQDNKGWDAADTELHTFGLHAYGDIGRSGFDYDLDAAFQCGKTDGLTHRAFATHAEVGYTFEHAWKPRVATWLNYAEGDHNPNDSVNETFNRLFGSSNRMYGILDYFIWSNMIQPSIGISAHPTPKTHLNAIYRAVWLASENDSWSRADRVDPTGQSGDFVGQEIDLFVEQRITDHCVFEIGYGHFMPGNFVRNTGDSPDSDRFYVQTTISF, from the coding sequence TTGGCTTCAGCTTCCCAGCCGGCCCTTCTCGCGACTTGCCTCTTCATTCTGCTCTCGTCGTTCCGCGCACAGGCCCAGCCGGTCACCGAAGGCGACGCCGGATTGCCCACGACGCAGGCGGCCGCCGAGCCAACCTCGCAGCCGGCCGATTCACAAGAGCCGTCGGGGTATCGCGCATCCCGGGCAATTTCCACCGGTCGCAGTCCCGAACCTGTTTCCTACGCCCGCCCGCTCAGCGATTGGGGAGAGCCCGCCCCGAAATGGCTCCTCATGGGGATCGAACAGCGGACGCGTTATGAGTACTTCGACGACAACTACCAGGCCGACCTGGAGCGCGACCAGCCCTTCCTGCTCCGCTCCCGCGCGTACCTCGGCGTGCAGGACATCCTCGATCCCCTGCGTCTGGGCGTGGAGTTTCAGGATTCCCGCGAATTCAACAACGAAATGCCCGGCACGACCAGCAACGTCGATGAGAACGACTTCCTTCAGGCCTTTGCGGAGCTGTACTTCGCCGACGCCCTCGGGCCGCGCGAGCCCCTGAGCTTTCAGGTCGGCCGGATCGCCGTCGATTATGTCGACCGACGCCTGAAGAGCCGCAACGGATTTCGCAACACCACCAACGCCTTCGACGGCTTCCGCCTCCGCGCCGGCGATCGCGACTCCAAATGGGAGCTGGAAGCCTTCGCCGCCCAGCCCGTCGCGATTCGCCAGCTACAGCCCGATCGGGCCAACGAGGAGCAGTGGTTCTATGGGATCGTCGGCGCCTGGCGCGGATGGGCTCCTTTGGCGCTTTTCGAGCCGTACTACTTCATCCTCGACCAGGATAACAAGGGCTGGGATGCGGCGGACACCGAGCTGCACACCTTCGGCCTCCACGCCTACGGCGACATTGGCCGGTCGGGCTTCGACTACGACCTGGACGCCGCGTTTCAGTGCGGCAAGACTGACGGTCTCACGCATCGCGCCTTCGCGACACACGCCGAAGTGGGCTACACGTTTGAACACGCGTGGAAGCCGCGCGTGGCGACGTGGCTGAACTACGCCGAAGGTGATCACAATCCCAACGACAGCGTGAACGAGACGTTCAACCGGCTCTTTGGCTCGTCAAACCGGATGTACGGAATCCTCGACTATTTCATCTGGTCCAACATGATCCAGCCGTCAATCGGTATCAGCGCGCATCCGACACCGAAGACTCATCTGAACGCCATTTACCGCGCGGTCTGGCTGGCCAGCGAAAATGACTCGTGGAGCCGCGCCGATCGTGTTGACCCGACCGGCCAGAGCGGCGATTTCGTGGGCCAGGAGATTGACCTCTTCGTCGAGCAGCGAATCACCGATCACTGCGTCTTCGAGATCGGCTACGGCCACTTCATGCCCGGCAATTTCGTCCGCAACACCGGCGACTCCCCCGACAGCGATCGGTTCTACGTCCAGACCACGATCAGCTTCTGA
- a CDS encoding family 16 glycoside hydrolase: protein MSVNGIAIIVIFAVLGTAAFALSNPAAPPAASPKAEWNFDKDEVGKRAADWRVRETNGTGKTGTWTVATDDSAPSSPNVLKLETQADDRTYNLLIAEKISFKDLDLRVRIKANSGKKDQGGGLIWRCKDENNYYICRINPLEGNFRVYKVEKGKRTQLESVKLETKTGQWYEVRAVMVGDTIECYVDGKKYLEAIDDTFNGTGKIGLWTKADASSSFDDVVVHEPTSALQLKKGC from the coding sequence ATGAGCGTAAACGGCATTGCCATCATCGTGATTTTCGCCGTGCTGGGTACCGCGGCGTTCGCGCTGTCGAATCCGGCCGCGCCGCCGGCAGCGTCCCCCAAGGCGGAATGGAACTTTGACAAGGACGAAGTAGGTAAGCGCGCCGCGGATTGGCGTGTGCGGGAGACGAACGGAACGGGTAAGACCGGAACTTGGACGGTGGCCACGGACGATTCGGCCCCGAGCAGCCCCAATGTTTTGAAGTTGGAAACCCAGGCTGACGACCGGACTTACAATCTGCTCATTGCCGAGAAGATTTCCTTCAAGGATCTTGACCTGCGCGTGCGGATCAAGGCCAATTCGGGCAAGAAGGACCAGGGCGGCGGACTGATTTGGCGCTGCAAGGACGAGAACAATTATTACATCTGCCGCATCAATCCGTTGGAGGGCAACTTCCGCGTTTACAAGGTCGAGAAGGGCAAGCGGACTCAGCTCGAGAGCGTGAAGCTGGAGACGAAGACCGGCCAATGGTACGAGGTTCGGGCGGTGATGGTGGGTGATACGATCGAGTGCTACGTGGACGGGAAGAAGTATCTGGAGGCGATCGACGACACGTTCAACGGAACGGGCAAGATCGGTCTGTGGACAAAGGCCGACGCGTCGTCGTCGTTTGACGATGTGGTTGTGCATGAGCCCACCTCCGCTCTGCAATTGAAAAAGGGCTGCTAA